One genomic window of Brachionichthys hirsutus isolate HB-005 chromosome 22, CSIRO-AGI_Bhir_v1, whole genome shotgun sequence includes the following:
- the LOC137911022 gene encoding ATP-sensitive inward rectifier potassium channel 8-like, giving the protein MLDYVSRTGETVPALGGAERSGGGAQLPNFHRPARAPFPPLSVRKDARHHQRQKMLPRKSIIPEEFGLPGLASRLPRKPVFRDRVNKARFIAKNGACNLAHKNIREQGRFLQDVFTTLVDLKWRFTLVIFTTTFVSSWLLFAMSWWLVAFAHGDLDPERQNRTHCVTHVKSFTSAFLFSIEVQVTIGFGGRMITEQCPTAITVLIMQNIVGLIINAVMLGCIFMKTAQSNRRAETLIFSRHAVIAIRNNNLCFMIRIGDLRKSMIIGATVRLQVVKKTTTPEGEVIPIHQIDVQTESAVASNSLFLLAPLIISHVIDKSSPLYDLSAMELQCSDLEVIVILEGVVETTGITTQARTSYVAEEIQWGHRFVPIVTEEEGVYSVDYSKFGNTVKVATPRCSARELDEKPSILIQTLQKSELSHQNSLRKRNSTRRNNSMRKGAAGGGGNLRRNNSGLVAPKVQFFTPSDGSQTLNAVT; this is encoded by the exons ATGCTGGACTACGTCAGCAGGACAGGGGAGACCGTCCCAGCCCTcggaggagcggagcggagcggaggcGGCGCGCAGCTCCCCAATTTCCACAGACCAGCTCGCGCGCCTTTCCCTCCACTCTCCGTGCGTAAAGACGCACGACACCATCAACGGCAGAAGATGCTTCCCAGGAAAAGCATCATCCCGGAGGAGTTCGGCCTGCCGGGGCTCGCCTCCCGGTTGCCCCGCAAGCCCGTCTTCAGGGACCGCGTGAACAAAGCGCGCTTCATCGCCAAGAACGGCGCGTGCAACTTGGCGCACAAGAACATCCGCGAGCAGGGCCGCTTCCTGCAGGACGTGTTCACCACGCTGGTGGACCTGAAGTGGCGCTTCACGCTGGTCATCTTCACCACCACGTTCGTGAGCAGTTGGCTGCTGTTCGCCAtgagctggtggctggtggcctTTGCGCACGGAGACCTGGACCCGGAGCGGCAGAACAGGACGCACTGCGTCACGCACGTCAA GTCGTTCACCTCGGCCTTCCTGTTCTCCATCGAGGTCCAGGTGACCATCGGCTTCGGGGGGCGGATGATAACGGAACAGTGTCCCACAGCGATCACCGTCCTCATCATGCAGAACATCGTGGGTCTCATCATCAACGCCGTCATGCTGG GTTGTATCTTCATGAAGACGGCCCAGTCCAACCGGCGGGCCGAGACGCTGATCTTCAGCCGCCACGCCGTGATCGCCATCAGAAACAACAACCTGTGTTTCATGATCCGCATCGGGGATCTGAGGAAGAGCATGATCATCGGCGCCACGGTCCGGCTCCAG GTGGTGAAGAAGACGACCACGCCCGAGGGGGAGGTGATCCCCATCCATCAGATCGACGTCCAGACCGAGAGCGCCGTGGCCAGCAacagcctcttcctcctcgccccCCTCATCATCAGCCACGTCATCGACAAGAGCAG CCCGCTGTACGACCTGTCGGCCATGGAGCTGCAGTGCAGCGACCTGGAGGTCATCGTCATCCTGGAGGGGGTCGTGGAGACGACCGGCATCACCACGCAGGCCCGCACCTCCTACGTCGCCGAGGAGATCCAGTGGGGCCATCGCTTCGTTCCCATAGTaacggaggaggagggcgtGTACTCCGTGGACTACTCCAAGTTTGGGAACACGGTGAAG gttgCCACGCCGCGCTGCAGCGCCAGGGAGCTGGACGAGAAGCCGTCCATCTTGATCCAGACGCTCCAGAAGAGCGAGCTGTCCCACCAGAACTCGCTGAGGAAGCGCAACTCCACGCGGCGCAACAACTCCATGCGTAAAGGCGCGGCGGGTGGGGGCGGGAACCTGCGCCGGAACAACTCGGGGCTCGTCGCCCCCAAAGTCCAGTTCTTCACCCCGAGCGACGGGAGCCAGACCCTGAACGCCGTCACCTGA